In a genomic window of Flavobacterium lipolyticum:
- a CDS encoding DUF5916 domain-containing protein, whose translation MKKLVFISFLFFTFWCHAQKKILQAELTTENILIDGKLDEPAWKNVSPATDFVMYQPDNGKPIPDNQKTEVRVLYNNDAIYIAATLHDDPSKILKEISQRDNFGTSDMFGVFINGFNDGQQNFQFFVSAADVQGDCIMTDANGEDYSWDAVWLSKAVLNEKGWAVEIKIPYAALRFSGGDKQTWGINFFREIRRERKKYTWNLIDTKIGTFTQQNGNLEGIVNIKPPTRLFFMPYASYYLNASDGQKTYGTLKGGMDIKYGINDAFTLDAILIPDFGQTKYDDQILNLGPFEQQFNENRAFFTEGTDLFNKGGLFYSRRIGGKPSIDITLNDNEKIIEEVQNVNLINALKISGRTQKGLGIGILNAVTEKTFATIKDTLSGETRRVVAEPLTNYNVLILDQRFRKNSSVTLINTNVTRNGHYRDANVTALAWDLRTKANTYSLSGNVKYSLINDTEDKNGVFSTIRFAETSGNYRYSIASDFVSKDFDPNDMGINFYTNYYNLYENANYRILNPTKLFNTFRIDYDMYTEFNKESGKVQDNRISTEVNLSTLKNNFYGAGIDLFPLNSHDYYEPRAENRYVIIPRKIEVWGSVSTNYNKKFALDLNPFIIFADEAGRMAYGVDVGPRYRFNDKLLLTYAFSFLRRNNNKGYIDDFDNDDNDNTPETIVFANRNVITYSNTLNGKYAINSAMTLNLAVRQYWSYAENKDILELQQNGTLTPYPQYTKNKNSSFYSWNTDLSYSWWFAPGSQLSVLYRNNGVNFERIINKDFKHNITDLLNNQALKHIFSVSVKYFIDYNGVKNKIRRRA comes from the coding sequence ATGAAAAAATTAGTTTTTATCAGCTTTCTCTTCTTTACTTTTTGGTGTCATGCTCAAAAGAAAATACTGCAGGCTGAACTGACTACCGAAAACATTTTAATTGATGGAAAACTGGATGAACCTGCATGGAAAAATGTTTCTCCTGCTACCGATTTTGTAATGTATCAGCCCGATAACGGCAAACCTATTCCGGACAATCAAAAAACCGAGGTAAGGGTTTTATACAATAATGATGCGATCTATATTGCTGCAACGCTGCACGATGACCCTTCTAAAATTTTAAAAGAAATTTCACAGCGTGACAATTTCGGAACTTCTGATATGTTTGGCGTTTTTATCAATGGCTTTAACGATGGCCAGCAAAATTTTCAGTTTTTTGTATCGGCAGCAGATGTACAGGGCGACTGCATCATGACAGATGCCAATGGCGAAGACTATTCGTGGGATGCGGTATGGCTCAGTAAAGCGGTGTTGAATGAAAAAGGATGGGCTGTGGAAATCAAAATTCCCTATGCTGCCTTACGCTTTTCAGGCGGAGACAAACAAACCTGGGGCATTAATTTTTTCAGAGAGATCAGACGGGAACGTAAAAAGTATACCTGGAATTTAATCGACACCAAAATTGGAACATTCACACAACAAAATGGTAATCTGGAAGGAATCGTCAATATAAAACCTCCTACCCGATTGTTTTTTATGCCTTACGCCTCTTATTATTTAAATGCTTCTGACGGTCAAAAAACATATGGAACACTGAAAGGTGGTATGGATATTAAGTACGGTATTAATGATGCTTTTACGCTTGACGCGATTCTGATTCCTGATTTCGGACAAACGAAATACGACGATCAGATTTTGAATTTAGGTCCGTTTGAGCAGCAATTCAACGAAAACAGGGCTTTTTTTACAGAAGGAACTGATTTGTTCAATAAGGGAGGTTTGTTTTATTCGAGAAGAATTGGCGGCAAACCTTCTATAGACATTACTTTAAATGACAATGAAAAAATAATTGAAGAAGTTCAGAATGTGAACCTCATCAACGCTTTAAAAATTTCAGGAAGAACCCAAAAAGGATTAGGAATCGGGATCTTAAATGCGGTTACCGAAAAAACGTTTGCCACGATAAAAGACACTCTTTCAGGGGAAACAAGACGTGTGGTTGCTGAACCCCTAACCAATTATAATGTATTGATTTTAGATCAGCGCTTTCGCAAAAATTCTTCCGTGACTCTTATCAATACAAACGTTACCCGTAATGGACATTACAGGGATGCCAACGTAACGGCACTGGCATGGGATTTAAGAACGAAAGCCAACACCTACAGCTTATCCGGTAATGTAAAATACAGTCTGATTAACGATACTGAAGACAAAAATGGTGTTTTCAGCACTATTCGTTTTGCCGAAACCAGCGGGAACTATCGCTATAGCATTGCCTCAGACTTTGTTTCTAAAGATTTTGACCCCAACGATATGGGGATTAATTTTTATACCAATTATTACAATCTTTACGAAAATGCCAACTATCGCATTCTAAACCCTACAAAACTCTTTAATACTTTCAGAATTGATTATGATATGTATACCGAATTCAATAAAGAATCCGGTAAAGTACAGGACAACCGAATTAGCACAGAAGTCAATCTTTCTACTCTGAAAAACAATTTTTACGGTGCCGGGATTGATCTTTTTCCTCTAAATTCACATGATTATTACGAGCCAAGAGCCGAAAACCGCTATGTCATCATTCCAAGAAAAATAGAAGTCTGGGGAAGCGTTTCGACTAATTACAACAAGAAATTTGCTTTGGACTTAAATCCATTTATAATCTTTGCGGACGAAGCAGGAAGAATGGCTTATGGTGTTGATGTTGGACCAAGATACCGTTTTAACGATAAGCTTTTACTAACCTATGCTTTTAGCTTTCTTCGAAGAAACAACAACAAAGGTTATATTGACGATTTTGACAACGACGATAATGACAATACTCCCGAAACGATCGTTTTTGCGAATCGAAATGTTATTACTTATTCGAACACTTTAAACGGAAAATATGCCATAAACAGTGCAATGACACTTAATCTGGCCGTAAGACAATATTGGTCTTATGCCGAAAATAAAGACATACTCGAGCTTCAGCAAAACGGAACTTTAACGCCTTATCCACAATACACCAAGAATAAAAACTCAAGCTTTTATTCCTGGAACACTGATTTATCGTATTCCTGGTGGTTTGCTCCGGGTAGTCAGCTTTCGGTTTTATATCGCAATAATGGCGTTAATTTTGAACGCATTATCAACAAAGACTTCAAACACAACATCACCGATTTACTAAACAATCAGGCCTTAAAACATATCTTTTCAGTAAGTGTGAAATATTTTATCGACTACAATGGGGTCAAAAATAAGATCAGAAGAAGAGCCTAG
- a CDS encoding L,D-transpeptidase family protein, with product MKNFYFLFIICLLISCKKEAPKVIPVVKKAAPAIILTDERKVSIDTALIGTFKSETLKLFYNSSENMTVWGNLKKRTYVLSQLSNAEQLGLDPEDYKASRLKKFESKISSLSDSDLATYDVLLTYNFEKYLNHLYKGKLDPKKLYTDWDLEEKTFDVNNVLIKAFNKNKLDSIVDGIQSKASPYKQLLKALEIINTFPDDDIQPIESVAKITLNDTNTALINIKKRLLFWKDMTGKDSLTSIYDHKTFESVKKFQERHGLAADGVIGVGTISALNFSKEKRKHQIIANLERWRWYTTDLAEDYFIINIPDYKLNVVESQDTTLVRNVVVGTSKRKTPIITSKLRTVVFNPTWTVPPTILKEDVVPAMKRNRNYLANKNITIYDTAGKVVDPNAWNENKPGNYRYVQSPGYNNALGLMKILFPNNHSVYLHDTNHRNNFGRNNRSLSSGCVRVENPLELAEHILGDSTNWSKDKIDTIIASKKTTSIRITKKYALYQWYWTAWSKKNQLIFRADIYNLDSDLYAKLRN from the coding sequence ATGAAGAATTTTTACTTTTTATTTATAATATGTTTACTTATTAGCTGCAAGAAAGAAGCACCAAAAGTTATTCCCGTGGTAAAAAAAGCCGCCCCGGCTATTATACTTACTGACGAAAGAAAGGTTTCAATTGATACCGCTCTGATTGGTACTTTTAAAAGTGAAACACTTAAACTGTTCTACAACTCATCAGAAAACATGACCGTTTGGGGAAACCTGAAAAAAAGAACTTATGTTTTATCTCAATTGAGCAATGCCGAACAATTAGGTTTGGATCCTGAGGATTACAAAGCTTCGAGACTAAAAAAATTCGAAAGCAAAATTAGTTCGTTAAGCGATTCCGATCTGGCAACTTACGATGTTTTACTGACTTATAATTTTGAAAAATACCTCAACCATCTGTATAAAGGAAAACTCGACCCTAAAAAACTATACACCGATTGGGATCTGGAAGAAAAAACATTTGACGTTAACAATGTCCTGATAAAAGCATTCAACAAAAACAAACTGGATAGTATTGTAGACGGCATTCAATCAAAGGCATCTCCTTACAAACAACTTTTAAAAGCACTGGAAATCATCAATACTTTTCCGGATGACGATATCCAACCTATTGAATCGGTTGCCAAAATCACCTTAAATGATACTAACACCGCTTTGATCAACATCAAAAAAAGACTCTTGTTCTGGAAAGACATGACCGGAAAGGACAGCCTTACTTCTATTTATGACCACAAAACTTTCGAATCGGTTAAAAAATTTCAGGAAAGACATGGCTTAGCCGCTGATGGTGTTATTGGAGTTGGAACGATAAGTGCCCTTAATTTTTCTAAAGAGAAAAGAAAACATCAAATTATCGCCAACTTAGAACGCTGGAGATGGTATACTACCGATTTGGCTGAAGACTACTTTATTATCAACATTCCTGATTACAAATTAAATGTTGTCGAAAGTCAGGATACAACCCTGGTCCGTAATGTTGTCGTAGGAACAAGTAAGAGAAAAACTCCAATCATTACTTCAAAATTAAGAACGGTGGTTTTTAACCCAACCTGGACTGTACCGCCAACTATTTTAAAGGAAGATGTGGTTCCGGCAATGAAACGCAATCGAAATTATCTGGCCAATAAAAATATTACTATTTATGATACTGCCGGAAAGGTAGTTGATCCTAATGCCTGGAACGAAAATAAACCGGGGAATTACCGTTATGTACAAAGTCCGGGTTACAATAATGCTTTGGGATTAATGAAAATTTTGTTTCCAAACAATCATAGTGTTTACCTGCACGATACGAACCATCGAAATAATTTCGGAAGAAACAACCGCTCTTTAAGTTCCGGTTGTGTGCGTGTAGAAAATCCGCTGGAACTGGCTGAACATATTTTGGGAGATTCAACCAATTGGTCTAAAGATAAAATTGACACCATCATCGCTTCCAAAAAAACAACCAGCATTCGAATCACAAAAAAATACGCCTTATACCAATGGTACTGGACAGCATGGAGCAAAAAAAATCAGCTCATTTTCAGAGCTGACATTTATAATCTGGATTCGGATTTGTATGCTAAATTAAGAAATTAG
- the gpmI gene encoding 2,3-bisphosphoglycerate-independent phosphoglycerate mutase has translation MNKKVILMILDGWGKSPDPKVSAIDNANVPFINSLYKNYPSAQLRTDGLNVGLPEGQMGNSEVGHMNLGAGRIVYQDLAKINLAVAHQTLAKEQVLIDAFTYAKENNKKVHFLGLVSDGGVHSHTSHLRGLIDASQEYGLENVFVHAFTDGRDVDPKSGAKYIQDLEEHIKNTPVKIASIVGRYYAMDRDKRWERVKLAYDLVVNGIGTPSKNAVSSILDSYAHDVTDEFIAPIVMVDEQEKPLATITEDDVVIFFNFRTDRGRELTEALSQQDFHEQNMHKLNLYYVTLTNYDETYQNVKVVYNKDNITETLGEVLEKAGKKQIRIAETEKYPHVTFFFSGGRETPFEGESRILRNSPKVATYDLQPEMSAYELKDALVPELNKGEVDFVCLNFANGDMVGHTGIMSAAIKACEAVDACVKEVVEAALANDYTTIVIADHGNCETMINPDGSPNTAHTTNPVPIILVDKELKNIQDGVLGDIAPTILELMGVPQPNAMTCHSLL, from the coding sequence ATGAACAAGAAAGTAATCCTTATGATTTTAGACGGTTGGGGAAAATCTCCTGACCCTAAAGTATCTGCAATAGACAATGCAAATGTTCCTTTTATAAACAGCCTTTACAAAAATTACCCAAGCGCTCAGCTTCGTACTGACGGACTAAACGTTGGTTTACCCGAAGGTCAGATGGGAAACAGTGAAGTGGGTCACATGAATCTTGGTGCCGGAAGAATTGTATATCAGGATTTAGCCAAAATAAACTTAGCCGTAGCGCATCAAACACTTGCCAAAGAACAGGTACTTATTGATGCTTTTACTTACGCTAAAGAAAACAATAAAAAAGTTCACTTCTTAGGATTAGTTTCTGACGGAGGTGTTCACTCTCATACTTCGCATTTACGCGGATTAATTGATGCTTCTCAGGAATACGGACTGGAAAATGTTTTTGTTCATGCGTTTACAGACGGTCGTGATGTTGATCCTAAATCGGGAGCAAAATACATTCAGGATTTAGAAGAGCACATCAAAAATACTCCTGTAAAAATTGCTTCAATCGTTGGACGCTATTATGCAATGGATCGTGACAAACGATGGGAGCGTGTAAAACTTGCTTATGATTTAGTAGTAAACGGTATCGGAACTCCTTCTAAAAATGCGGTTTCAAGCATTCTTGACAGTTATGCACACGATGTAACCGATGAGTTTATCGCTCCAATCGTAATGGTTGACGAGCAGGAAAAACCACTGGCAACCATCACCGAGGATGATGTAGTTATCTTTTTCAACTTCAGAACCGACAGAGGCCGTGAACTTACAGAAGCGCTTTCGCAGCAAGACTTCCACGAGCAGAACATGCACAAATTAAACTTGTATTATGTAACGCTTACCAACTATGACGAAACGTACCAAAATGTAAAAGTCGTTTACAACAAAGATAATATTACCGAAACTCTGGGTGAGGTTTTGGAAAAAGCAGGTAAAAAACAAATTCGTATTGCCGAAACAGAGAAATATCCACACGTGACCTTTTTCTTTTCGGGAGGAAGAGAAACTCCATTTGAAGGAGAATCGCGTATTTTAAGAAACTCCCCAAAAGTTGCCACTTACGATTTACAACCGGAAATGAGTGCCTATGAATTAAAAGACGCTTTGGTTCCTGAATTAAACAAAGGCGAAGTAGATTTTGTCTGTCTTAATTTTGCCAATGGTGACATGGTGGGGCATACCGGAATCATGAGTGCCGCAATTAAAGCCTGTGAAGCGGTAGATGCCTGCGTAAAAGAAGTGGTAGAAGCGGCTCTTGCCAACGATTACACCACGATTGTTATTGCCGATCACGGAAATTGCGAAACGATGATTAACCCTGACGGAAGTCCAAATACAGCACATACCACCAATCCGGTGCCGATTATTTTAGTGGATAAAGAGTTGAAAAATATTCAGGATGGTGTTCTGGGTGACATCGCTCCTACTATTCTGGAATTAATGGGCGTGCCTCAGCCAAATGCTATGACTTGCCATTCGTTGCTGTAG
- a CDS encoding murein L,D-transpeptidase catalytic domain family protein — MIYKIYPLLVFLLLSFGKDSNNTSEVKKAAVKTIAKVETLTVDSKIESIYNTLNPNHFSLPELRTFSEALKGFYLLKERGIIQKDILTLIDFSLSSNTKRLWVIDLATNTVLFNSLVAHGRNTGEEFASNFSNANSSFKSSLGFYATGEVYKGKHGVSLRLDGLENGVNDNARERGVVMHGANYVSESFIRSNKRLGRSQGCPAIPMGLTNEIIEIIKDKSLLYIYHPSRSFTMEERLIS; from the coding sequence ATGATTTACAAGATTTATCCATTACTGGTGTTTTTGCTGTTATCTTTTGGTAAAGATTCAAACAACACCTCCGAAGTTAAAAAAGCAGCTGTAAAAACTATTGCTAAAGTAGAAACGCTTACAGTTGATTCGAAAATTGAGAGTATTTACAATACCTTAAATCCCAATCATTTTTCATTACCTGAACTTAGAACTTTCTCTGAAGCCTTAAAAGGGTTTTACTTGTTGAAAGAAAGAGGCATAATCCAAAAAGACATCCTGACACTTATCGATTTTAGCCTGTCGTCAAACACCAAACGTTTGTGGGTAATTGACTTGGCTACCAATACCGTTTTATTTAATTCTTTAGTAGCCCATGGTAGAAATACCGGAGAAGAATTTGCGTCTAATTTTTCAAATGCCAATTCTTCTTTCAAAAGCAGCCTTGGATTTTATGCTACAGGCGAAGTATATAAAGGTAAACATGGTGTTTCTTTACGCTTAGACGGACTAGAGAACGGAGTGAATGACAATGCACGCGAACGTGGAGTTGTCATGCATGGAGCCAATTATGTTTCAGAATCGTTTATCAGAAGCAACAAACGATTGGGAAGAAGTCAGGGATGTCCGGCAATTCCAATGGGATTGACTAATGAAATTATCGAGATCATAAAAGACAAATCGCTTTTGTACATCTACCATCCATCCAGAAGTTTCACGATGGAAGAGAGGCTAATTTCTTAA